The following are encoded in a window of Hemitrygon akajei chromosome 24, sHemAka1.3, whole genome shotgun sequence genomic DNA:
- the LOC140715745 gene encoding C5a anaphylatoxin chemotactic receptor 1-like yields the protein MSLSNGHNNLVELAATGSHNISNCSSGGTEWSAPGAALKMVFALIVLLGAPGNGAVIWVTGFNMERNVYTVCFLNLAMADLTYCLTLPTLLAYSCLPGPSVSVTFWRLLRWIFKFHMSTVALLLTLISIVRCLAITRPVWFRYHKGPVWVRAACFAAWSLAFLFCLPELLHLFTESYSTDQTWVALEVTGNVLSFGPPLLIMAVCYLLIVRKLKGKTFPKSRYLIHLTITMVSVFIVCWLPITVCDTLWKLSISIPLQSLYYTSSLGSLNCVFNPVIYAFFGRDFRQVFRRSLAATLRLVFTEEKMELGTNPLTPTVSAETRN from the coding sequence ATGTCGCTCTCCAACGGTCACAACAATCTGGTTGAGCTCGCTGCCACTGGGAGCCACAACATCAGCAACTGCAGTTCCGGAGGGACGGAATGGTCAGCGCCCGGTGCCGCTCTCAAGATGGTCTTCGCTCTCATCGTCCTGCTGGGTGCCCCCGGCAACGGCGCCGTCATCTGGGTGACAGGCTTCAACATGGAGAGGAACGTGTACACGGTGTGTTTCCTCAACCTGGCGATGGCGGACCTGACTTACTGCCTCACCCTCCCCACCCTGCTGGCCTACAGCTGCCTGCCCGGTCCCTCTGTCAGTGTAACATTCTGGAGATTGCTCCGATGGATCTTCAAATTCCACATGTCCACCGTTGCTCTGTTGTTGACCCTGATCAGCATCGTGCGGTGCCTGGCCATCACTCGGCCCGTCTGGTTTCGGTACCACAAGGGCCCGGTTTGGGTGCGTGCGGCCTGCTTCGCGGCCTGGAGCCTGGCCTTCCTCttttgcctgcctgaactcttgCATCTCTTCACTGAGTCGTATTCGACGGACCAGACCTGGGTTGCGTTGGAGGTAACTGGGAACGTCCTGTCCTTCGGCCCCCCCCTCCTGATCATGGCCGTGTGCTACCTTCTGATTGTCCGGAAGCTGAAGGGGAAAACGTTCCCCAAATCCAGGTACCTCATTCATCTCACCATTACAATGGTCTCTGTTTTTATTGTCTGCTGGCTCCCCATCACTGTTTGCGACACTCTCTGGAAATTATCAATAAGCATTCCCCTGCAGTCTTTGTATTACACTTCCTCCTTGGGCTCCTTGAACTGCGTCTTCAACCCAGTCATCTACGCCTTCTTCGGCCGCGACTTCCGCCAGGTCTTCAGGCGTTCCCTGGCCGCCACTCTCCGCCTGGTCTTTACCGAGGAGAAGATGGAATTGGGGACTAATCCTCTCACCCCCACTGTTTCAGCAGAGACAAGAAACTGA